The proteins below come from a single Treponema phagedenis genomic window:
- the aepX gene encoding phosphoenolpyruvate mutase, with translation MNKTVYLGLTGDIIHPGIINIISEGAKHGDLIIGLLTDSAIAFHKRLPYLTYEQRKQVVEHIKGVSKVIPQEDWSYVPNLKKLKPDFIIHGDDWLRGSLSKIRDEVVEALKEWGGKIIEVPYTQGINSSAFVESIHTIGTTPDIRMKTLRRLIEAKPIVRIMEAHSGLSGLIIENLEVEKEGGTHRFDGMWSSSLTDSTSKGKPDIEAVDLTTRLQTLTDILECTTKPIIYDGDTGGKPEHFIFTVRTLERNGISAVIIEDKVGLKKNSLFGTEAKQELAPVDDFCYKISAGKKAQVTKEFMIIARLESLIAGRTVDEALERAFAYVKAGADGVMIHSKEKDGQDIKDFCLRFRKEYEKVPIVLVPTTYNQFTERELASWGANIIIYANHMLRASYPAMHKVAKTILETERSLEVNDLCLSIKNILELIPGTK, from the coding sequence ATGAATAAAACCGTATACTTAGGACTTACCGGAGATATAATACATCCGGGAATTATTAATATTATAAGCGAGGGAGCAAAACACGGCGACCTGATTATCGGTTTATTGACCGATAGCGCTATTGCTTTCCACAAAAGGCTTCCCTACCTCACCTACGAACAGCGCAAGCAAGTTGTTGAGCATATTAAAGGGGTAAGCAAGGTTATACCACAAGAAGACTGGTCATATGTTCCGAATTTAAAAAAACTGAAGCCTGATTTTATTATTCACGGAGACGACTGGCTGCGTGGCTCATTATCCAAAATTAGAGACGAAGTTGTGGAAGCCCTGAAAGAATGGGGCGGAAAAATTATCGAAGTGCCGTATACGCAAGGAATTAACTCTTCCGCTTTTGTAGAAAGTATACATACCATCGGTACAACTCCAGACATTAGAATGAAAACCTTGCGCCGCCTTATAGAAGCAAAGCCTATTGTGCGGATTATGGAAGCGCATTCGGGACTCTCCGGACTCATTATTGAAAACCTTGAAGTTGAAAAAGAAGGCGGAACTCACCGGTTTGACGGTATGTGGTCGTCAAGCCTTACGGATTCCACCAGCAAGGGAAAGCCCGATATTGAAGCGGTTGATCTGACAACTCGACTTCAAACATTAACGGACATTCTTGAGTGCACAACAAAACCGATTATTTACGACGGAGATACAGGCGGAAAACCTGAGCATTTTATTTTTACAGTCAGAACGCTTGAACGAAACGGTATTTCGGCAGTTATCATCGAAGATAAGGTTGGATTAAAAAAGAACAGTCTCTTCGGTACGGAAGCAAAACAAGAGCTCGCTCCGGTTGATGATTTTTGTTACAAAATAAGTGCCGGTAAAAAGGCTCAAGTTACAAAAGAATTTATGATTATTGCCCGCCTTGAATCTCTGATTGCGGGAAGGACTGTTGACGAAGCACTGGAACGTGCGTTTGCATATGTAAAAGCCGGCGCCGATGGCGTGATGATTCACAGTAAAGAAAAAGACGGACAGGATATAAAAGATTTTTGTCTGCGTTTTAGAAAAGAGTATGAAAAAGTGCCCATTGTGCTTGTTCCCACAACCTATAATCAATTTACAGAAAGGGAGCTGGCATCTTGGGGAGCAAATATCATCATATATGCAAATCACATGCTGAGGGCTTCATATCCGGCAATGCACAAGGTTGCAAAAACCATCTTGGAAACCGAACGCTCTTTAGAAGTGAATGATCTCTGCCTTTCGATCAAAAATATTTTAGAATTAATACCGGGAACAAAATAA